One segment of Plasmodium gaboni strain SY75 chromosome 3, whole genome shotgun sequence DNA contains the following:
- a CDS encoding exported protein (hyp13) — protein MSSSPKKICLNIIKYIFLLLLHQETLHKLNIKYNSQIIGTNVRKNRSLVKYEKLTSQNDKMYNTKLPKLIKKINNHKDDVLLFNEILDDELKLYDIEINKFKGRNKAYTYENHYNNDEIESNYKKKFIHDKYIFYKNIIPFLKKNKIFCKRCMKKFSRSLNMFKTNFAFILSEANSPMSLRDSIIVESFISLLSFLSAIIICGIAIGISYLLRLIALNITTLNPATIPIFIILIFTIFVVVYLVKSKKKEKELMDR, from the exons ATGTCTTCTTCACCAAAGaaaatatgtttaaatattataaaatatatatttttattattactcCACCAA GAAACCCTACacaaattaaatataaagtaTAATTCCCAGATTATAGGCACCAATGTAAGAAAAAATAGATCACTAgtaaaatatgaaaaattaacaTCCCAAAATGACAAAATGtataatacaaaattaCCAAAAttaatcaaaaaaataaataaccATAAGGATGATgtgttattatttaatgaaaTTTTAGATGatgaattaaaattatatgacATAGAAATAAACAAATTCAAAGGAAGAAATAAAGCTTATACTTATGAaaatcattataataatgatgaaattgaatcaaattataaaaaaaaattcattcatgacaaatatatattttataaaaacattattccatttcttaaaaaaaataaaatattttgcAAACGCTGTATGAAAAAATTCAGCAGATCTCTAAATATGTTCAAGACAAATTTTGCATTTATATTAAGTGAAGCCAATTCACCAATGTCTTTAAGAGACTCCATAATTGTTGaatcatttatatctttaCTTTCATTTCTTAGTGCAATAATTATTTGTGGAATTGCAATTGGAATTAGCTATCTACTTAGATTGATTGCTTTAAATATCACTACATTAAATCCAGCAACAATAccaatatttataattcttatatttACGATTTTTGTAGTTGTGTATCTTGTAAAAtcaaagaaaaaagaaaaggaaTTGATGGACAGATAA
- a CDS encoding serine/threonine protein kinase, FIKK family encodes MFNFILYDLNFTPKKNLIYRSKYIKQHTYNYINYVVSNKEIKYFLFSFLTHRCSVPFLGILYFILIFPGTFYNTSISTYKIKEEAYCRFLSEHDYVKDYSEENMLSRIFRKILLRKKEQHKKFEDEQEDERFLFSKFSIKDKWSKNKHNSSIGDDINSEYWSKDNLMYNIKLLKNEKIEVNDYDTSDDCDDDKIVKYPKILKERNNSKPIFNWHLGKSSLLKMLDNSENFSIGGVKYKNWDLIPILPPNNNKIDKKLHKMFKASISARYGLKSKTMKFFIKKIPIAIWVKQYNLMTEYDGEYLLAGENAVMEAMALAFLNEYHPNIAPKFYKLLYEEENKTSSGCILDNDNFYDLNIFNDFLSEKLNGNTNGNIVMISEYYGEDIFDFILRETEGFNTFLNKNKKKKILHESLNLLVKLHDAGFSHLDLSPENILISDKYQMLFCDFAKSTPLYSFKLRHLKHLEGLYSFESCEPSIGKIEYMPPECWNLLRRYKKMKIKDPIKNLNYITDQEKRKDFYYDVSNADKYMLGIFFIWVWNNGYLWSRSDPEQDHVFYELSQADMNFNMLEKTKKWPDDFKFILKKLLHMEHRRNLDLKDLCKHPWFACKK; translated from the exons atgtttaattttattctatatgatttaaattttacaccgaaaaaaaatttaatatatagaagtaaatatattaaacagcacacatataattatattaattatgTCGTTAgtaataaagaaataaaatattttttattttcatttttaacTCATAGATGTTCTGTACCTTTTTTAggaatattatattttatattaata TTTCCAGgtacattttataatacaaGCATCTCAACatacaaaataaaagaagaagCATATTGTAGATTTTTATCTGAGCACGATTATGTAAAAGATTATTCGGAAGAAAATATGTTGAGTCGTATATTCAGAAAAATTCTTTTAAGGAAAAAAGAACAACATAAAAAGTTTGAAGATGAGCAAGAAGATGAGagatttttattttctaaatttAGTATTAAGGATAAATGGAGTAAGAACAAACATAATTCATCTATAGGAGATGATATAAATTCAGAATATTGGAGTAAGGATAATTtaatgtataatataaaattattgaaaaatgaaaaaattgAAGTGAATGATTATGATACTTCTGATGATTgtgatgatgataaaataGTTAAATATCCAAAGATTTTGaaagaaagaaataattCAAAACCTATTTTCAATTGGCACTTAGGTAAGAGTTCTTTACTTAAAATGTTAGATAATTCAGAAAATTTTAGTATAGGTGGtgtaaaatataagaattGGGATTTGATTCCTATTTTACCAcctaataataataaaattgatAAAAAACTCCATAAAATGTTTAAAGCTTCAATTAGTGCTAGGTATGGATTAAAAAGTAAAACAatgaaattttttattaagaAAATTCCAATTGCCATATGGGTTAAacaatataatttaatgACTGAATATGATGGGGAATATTTATTAGCTGGAGAAAATGCTGTAATGGAAGCTATGGCTTTAGCTTTCTTAAATGAATATCATCCAAATATAGCACctaaattttataaattattatatgaagaagaaaataagaCTTCTAGTGGATGTATATTagataatgataatttttatgatttgaatatatttaatgattttttatctgaaaaattaaatggAAATACAAATGGTAATATTGTTATGATATCTGAATATTACGGTGAAGATATTTTCGATTTTATTTTAAGAGAAACAGAAGGatttaatacatttttaaataaaaataagaaaaaaaaaattttacaTGAAAGTTTAAATTTATTAGTAAAATTACATGATGCAGGATTTTCACATCTTGATTTATCACctgaaaatatattaatatcaGATAAATATCAAATGCTTTTTTGTGATTTTGCTAAAAGTACACCTCTTTATAGTTTTAAATTAAGACATCTTAAACATTTAGAAGGtttatattcatttgaATCATGTGAACCTAGTATTGGTAAAATTGAATATATGCCACCTGAATGTTGGAATTTACTTAGgagatataaaaaaatgaaaatcAAAGATcctataaaaaatttaaattatattacagatcaagaaaaaaggaaagatttttattatgatgtTTCTAATGCTGATAAATATATGCTTGGgatatttttcatttggGTATGGAATAATGGATATTTATGGTCCCGTTCTGATCCTGAACAAGATCATGTCTTTTATGAGCTTTCACAAGCTGATATGaattttaatatgttaGAGAAGACTAAGAAATGGCCAGATGACTTTAAATTTATCCTCAAG AAATTATTACACATGGAACACAGAAGAAATTTAGATTTAAAGGATCTATGTAAACATCCTTGGTTTGCTTGTAAgaaataa
- a CDS encoding putative alpha/beta hydrolase, translating to MKKGIKKTKNCHFFFLTYVLVCIVGVLYVTLQNLYSIRKVVDSTRHIEEVKLRHLSETEINKRLDNSVKKKLKQDKGQLEKNEEIDIKKNRQDAYECADKIYRDEEYKEEYNEEYYINYERPKFLKDRNIECPYTYGKIFVGTYGKTNYELIGNRENPLVIYFHGLGGDKDCFSKMDEYLLENNYQILKYDLYGHGLSECPKYSSNVYDLNFFLTQIDELVSYLNLQNKEFYLIGGSMGCLIAAAFAKKYINQVKKMVFLSPVGMLGRKPLSLKVKSGLLSMINSCFCVMSPFCFPKCCMKHCIPRRDYEVVYDRLMWNAFAKKNLSDCIYGCIKNMPMWSSHDIFIEIGKKNIPTLIFCGEKDDLYDADVYKNLNTYFTNSYMIVFKGENHYIGPSRISDITLCVAIFSTLPNDVDLKSDDIYFPVDKHGCTT from the exons atgaaaaaaggaataaagaaaacaaaaaattgtcattttttctttttaacATATGTTTTGGTTTGTATTGTAGGAGTGTTATATGTGACATTACAA AATTTATATTCAATTAGAAAAGTTGTTGATTCAACACGACATATAGAGGAAGTTAAATTAAGGCATTTAAGTGAAActgaaataaataagagATTAGATAATTCtgtgaaaaaaaagttaaAGCAAGATAAAGGACAacttgaaaaaaatgaagaaattgatataaagaaaaatcGTCAAGATGCATATGAATGTGCTGATAAGATATATAGAGATGAAGAATATAAGGAAGAGTATAACGAAGAATATTACATTAATTATGAAAGACCAAAATTTTTAAAGGATAGAAATATTGAATGTCCTTATACATATGGAAAGATTTTTGTTGGAACATATGGAAAAACAAATTATGAACTTATTGGAAATAGAGAAAATCCATTAgtaatttattttcatgGGCTTGGTGGAGATAAAGATTGTTTTTCAAAAATGGACGAATATTTGcttgaaaataattatcaaatacttaaatatgatttatatGGGCATGGGTTATCTGAATGTCCAAAATATAGTAGTAATGTATATgatttaaatttttttttgacGCAAATAGATGAATTAGTAAGTTATTTAAATTTGcaaaataaagaattttatttgattGGTGGTTCAATGGGTTGTTTAATAGCTGCTGCCTTTGcaaagaaatatattaatcaAGTTAAAAAAATGGTTTTTTTATCACCTGTTGGTATGTTAGGAAGGAAACCTTTATCATTAAAAGTAAAAAGTGGATTATTGAGTATGATTAATTCTTGTTTTTGTGTTATGTCGCCATTTTGTTTTCCAAAATGTTGTATGAAACATTGTATACCACGACGTGATTATGAAGTAGTTTATGATAGATTAATGTGGAATGCTTTTgccaaaaaaaatttaagTGATTGTATATATGGTTGTATAAAGAATATGCCTATGTGGAGTTCCCATGACATTTTTATTGAAATaggtaaaaaaaatataccGACTTTAATATTTTGTGGAGAAAAAGATGATCTTTATGATGCTGATGTTTacaaaaatttaaataCTTATTTTACTAATTCATATATGATTGTTTTCAAAGGTGAAAATCATTATATAGGACCTTCTAGAATTTCAGATATTACATTATGTGTTGCAATCTTTTCCACTCTTCCAAATGATGTGGATTTAAAATCAGatgatatttatttccCTGTTGACAAACATGGATGTACAACATAA
- a CDS encoding putative exported protein (Plasmodium exported protein, unknown function) → MMCKMKNIFLFYVEILILLLFISPWNPTKNDNFQSLWHKFEKPYNNVLDVRYCRLLEEHVEYFGEVKSNVNVLVSQNYINNMIDEEDDEMYDVLDDEFLDVNDESLLDDERRKTFVVEDEELLNEEFSDALDDNDFYTANYVKEEVILSDKDQNPLTVKKVNLNDKWLNLMEEKLKDINYYKRKYENKRHNYNDSVKRLEQKYHLTFLWILGYIFYFIPSLTKLFPILYHFFIYKISQMMSNS, encoded by the exons atgatgtgtaaaatgaagaacatatttttattttatgttgaaattttaatattacttctttttatttccCCATGGAACCCCACAAAAAAT GATAATTTTCAAAGTTTGTGGCATAAATTTGAAAAAccatataataatgtattaGATGTTAGATATTGTAGATTGTTAGAAGAACATGTAGAATATTTTGGTGAGGTGAAATCCAATGTAAACGTTTTAGTTAGtcaaaattatattaataatatgatagatgaagaagatgatGAAATGTATGATGTATTGGATGATGAATTTCTTGATGTAAATGATGAAAGTTTATTAGATGATGAAAGAAGGAAAACATTTGTTGTAGAAGATGAAGAACtattaaatgaagaatTTTCAGATGCTTTAGATGATAATGATTTTTATACAGCTAATTATGTGAAGGAAGAAGTAATTTTAAGTGATAAAGATCAAAATCCTCTAACTGTGAAAAAAgtaaatttaaatgataaatgGTTAAATTTAATGgaagaaaaattaaaagatataaattattataaaagaaaatatgaaaataaaagacataattataatgatagTGTAAAAAGGTTAGAACaaaaatatcatttaaCATTTTTGTGGATCTTGggttatatattttattttattccAAGCCTTACTAAATTATTTcctatattatatcatttttttatatataaaattagTCAAATGATGTCAAATTCATAA
- a CDS encoding putative exported protein (Plasmodium exported protein, unknown function) → MNNQHLIYKAVLINYFPKEKGTKYFFLINIIVYCILTILYENFPVITFPNYTFVNTNDIVIHNTRVIRSLYEEYHFNTIKDKALINDLIKDDLIKNDLKEDHIKKSDIQEEDLKNYESFKSNLMKNEEKQDNLSKEDITVNSSNNDNIIIYNPYEENMIVDYLDEENIIPDFPYEENIIINNSRDDYLIEEGINENSPIIIDLNNSMINERNVVDNEKDKVKMIIYSYIKKMDSFKKDINYKTFGKCRDEEEERK, encoded by the exons atgaataatCAGCACTTAATTTATAAGGCAGTATTGATTAATTATTTTCCCAAAGAAAAGggaacaaaatatttttttctcataaacataattgtatattgtatattaaCCATcttatatgaaaattttcCTGTC aTTACATTTCCAAATTATACTTTTGTGAACACTAACGACATTGTAATTCATAATACACGAGTTATCAGATCATTGTATGAAGaatatcattttaataCAATAAAAGACAAAGCATTAATAAATGATCTAATAAAAGatgatttaataaaaaatgacCTAAAAGAAgatcatataaaaaagagTGATATACAGGAGGAGGATCTAAAGAATTATGAAAGTTTTAAATCTAATTTGATgaaaaatgaagaaaaacAGGACAATTTATCAAAAGAAGATATAACAGTTAATTCATCAAAcaatgataatataataatatataacccatatgaagaaaatatgataGTAGATTATTTggatgaagaaaatataataccAGATTTTCcatatgaagaaaatataataattaataattcaaGGGATGATTATTTAATAGAGGAAGGAATAAATGAGAACTCTCCTATAATCATTGATTTGAATAACAGTATGATAAATGAGAGAAATGTTGTTGATAACGAGAAAGATAAAGttaaaatgattatatattcatatataaaaaaaatggattcatttaaaaaggatataaattataaaactTTTGGAAAATGTCGAGATGAAGAGGaagaaagaaaatga